In Saccharothrix syringae, the following are encoded in one genomic region:
- a CDS encoding alpha/beta fold hydrolase, translating into MQIPGFDYRRVTVADGVALNAAVAGSGDPVVLLHGFPQTHLMWRHVAADLAADHTVICPDLRGYGDSDKPADTDGHAYSKRTMAADVVGLARALGHDRFALAGHDRGALVAIRAGLDHPDAVGHLAVLDVLPTLDMWDVLHGVTAAVGFHLYLMAQPPGLPEQLIGAAPDAFFGHFLDAWTRDPAAIPADVRAAYLEASRNAVTSIVADYRATAGVDVAHDTADRLAGNRLGMPVTVLQQDWGAALGYDAAALWRAWAPDLEHRTVSCGHFMAEEAPADVVKALRGLLAR; encoded by the coding sequence ATGCAGATCCCCGGATTCGACTACCGACGGGTGACCGTCGCCGACGGCGTGGCGCTCAACGCGGCCGTGGCCGGTTCCGGCGACCCGGTCGTGCTGCTGCACGGCTTCCCGCAGACGCACCTGATGTGGCGGCACGTGGCCGCCGACCTGGCGGCCGACCACACCGTCATCTGCCCCGACCTGCGCGGCTACGGCGACAGCGACAAGCCCGCCGACACCGACGGCCACGCCTACAGCAAGCGCACGATGGCCGCCGACGTGGTGGGCCTGGCCCGCGCGCTCGGCCACGACCGCTTCGCCCTGGCCGGGCACGACCGCGGCGCGCTGGTCGCCATCCGCGCCGGCCTGGACCACCCCGACGCGGTCGGCCACCTGGCCGTGCTGGACGTGCTGCCGACGCTGGACATGTGGGACGTGCTGCACGGCGTGACCGCCGCGGTGGGGTTCCACCTGTACCTGATGGCGCAGCCGCCCGGCCTGCCCGAACAGCTCATCGGGGCCGCGCCGGACGCGTTCTTCGGCCACTTCCTCGACGCCTGGACCCGCGACCCCGCGGCCATCCCAGCGGACGTGCGCGCGGCCTACCTGGAGGCGTCCCGGAACGCGGTGACCTCGATCGTGGCCGACTACCGCGCCACCGCGGGCGTCGACGTGGCGCACGACACCGCCGACCGGCTGGCCGGCAACCGGCTGGGCATGCCGGTCACCGTGCTCCAGCAGGACTGGGGCGCGGCGCTGGGGTACGACGCGGCGGCGCTGTGGCGGGCGTGGGCGCCGGACCTGGAGCACCGCACGGTGTCGTGCGGCCACTTCATGGCCGAGGAGGCGCCCGCGGACGTGGTCAAGGCCCTGCGCGGGCTGCTGGCGCGCTGA
- a CDS encoding ricin-type beta-trefoil lectin domain protein has translation MAFRKTLVALVVAGSALAWAPPASADTVAVIESANGSEDVWLQTLWDTKPIITEDYRGNDRQVWRLGAGDNLIRNIGTGLCAAAIGGQLKGRACDPDDPGQLWWREGGGNSRVIVNDEFGTCLTYDGHERSPRLERCDYGRSDQRWYFNEP, from the coding sequence ATGGCATTCCGGAAGACGTTGGTCGCCCTGGTGGTCGCGGGCTCGGCGCTGGCGTGGGCACCACCGGCCTCGGCGGACACGGTGGCGGTGATCGAGAGCGCCAACGGTTCGGAGGACGTGTGGCTCCAGACGCTCTGGGACACCAAGCCGATCATCACCGAGGACTACCGCGGCAACGACCGGCAGGTGTGGCGCCTCGGCGCCGGTGACAACCTGATCAGGAACATCGGGACCGGCCTGTGCGCCGCCGCCATCGGCGGTCAGCTCAAGGGGCGCGCGTGCGACCCCGACGACCCCGGGCAGCTGTGGTGGCGCGAGGGCGGTGGCAACTCCCGGGTCATCGTGAACGACGAGTTCGGCACCTGCCTCACCTACGACGGGCACGAGCGCAGCCCGCGACTGGAGCGGTGCGACTACGGCCGGAGCGACCAGCGCTGGTACTTCAACGAGCCGTGA
- a CDS encoding pentapeptide repeat-containing protein codes for MTRPLPRDLPGKTGPASRRRPRTGRRSPLRHPVPLALSAVVGTCAVLVLLLGPVAWWATASVGELKGKEKADAVNSTRQVLLAAAGGAAALVGIGFTARTYYLSRRGQLTDRYGKAVAQLASDKLTERVGGVYALEHLMVESERDHVTVVEVLAAFIRERTTTGETGMHEERHNCRHDGSKPAFRSLATDVQVALTVLGRRPRRPERNPVDLRTADLCGADLSGLRLDHANLWGAKLKYTVAHEVDLRHANLSFAELVDTRLGRARLRGAHLGRAVLDHATLDHADLREAELGGAGLRNCDLTGADLGGARLGGADLSGAKLSGANVTGTDLATPRGERASPGETAVDGSRRGGE; via the coding sequence ATGACACGGCCGTTACCGCGAGACCTCCCGGGCAAAACCGGTCCGGCCTCACGACGCCGCCCGCGCACGGGCCGCCGGTCGCCGCTGCGCCACCCGGTTCCGCTGGCCCTGTCGGCCGTCGTGGGCACCTGCGCGGTCCTGGTCCTGCTGCTCGGCCCCGTGGCGTGGTGGGCGACCGCGTCCGTGGGTGAGCTCAAGGGCAAGGAGAAGGCCGACGCCGTCAACTCGACCCGGCAGGTGCTCCTCGCCGCGGCCGGGGGCGCCGCCGCGCTCGTCGGCATCGGGTTCACCGCCCGGACCTACTACCTGTCCCGCCGGGGTCAGCTCACCGACCGCTACGGGAAGGCGGTGGCGCAGCTCGCCTCCGACAAGCTCACCGAGCGCGTCGGCGGCGTCTACGCCCTCGAACACCTCATGGTCGAGTCGGAACGCGACCACGTCACCGTCGTCGAAGTCCTCGCCGCCTTCATCCGCGAGCGGACCACCACCGGGGAGACCGGTATGCACGAGGAGAGGCACAACTGCCGGCACGACGGGTCGAAGCCCGCCTTCCGCTCCCTGGCGACGGACGTGCAGGTGGCGCTCACCGTCCTCGGCCGGCGTCCCCGGCGTCCGGAGCGCAACCCCGTCGACCTCAGGACCGCCGACCTCTGCGGTGCCGACCTGTCGGGCCTCCGCCTGGACCACGCGAACCTGTGGGGCGCCAAGCTCAAGTACACCGTGGCGCACGAGGTCGACCTCCGGCACGCGAACCTGAGCTTCGCCGAACTGGTCGACACGCGGCTGGGGAGGGCCCGGTTGCGCGGCGCCCACCTGGGGCGGGCGGTCCTGGACCACGCCACCCTCGACCACGCGGACCTGCGGGAAGCCGAGCTGGGCGGAGCCGGCCTGCGGAACTGCGACCTCACCGGGGCGGACCTGGGAGGTGCGCGGTTGGGCGGCGCCGACCTGAGCGGTGCGAAGCTGAGCGGCGCGAACGTGACGGGGACCGACCTCGCGACCCCGCGCGGGGAACGGGCGTCGCCGGGGGAAACCGCCGTGGACGGGTCCCGCCGAGGAGGGGAGTAG
- a CDS encoding FAD-dependent monooxygenase, translating into MDTRVLIVGAGPTGLTLACDLARRGVAHRVVDRDPGTFAGSRGKGLQPRTLEVFADLGVIDQVLKHGGPYPPMRAYRGREVVWERPMREVSPPRDDVPYPNGLMLPQWRTCLILRERLAELGGRVETGVELTGFEQDDDGVTAYLDGVPVRAEYLVGADGGRSTVRRGLGVGFAGETDEEHRQVIADVRISGLDRNHWHFWASDDPVVPLLGACPMAGTDSFQVTTTHLEEASVEGLQELLTRASGRDDLVVGDLTWSSSWRPNVRMVDRYRVGRVFLAGDAAHVHAPTGGQGLNTGVQDAYNLGWKLALGGEVLDTYEDERLPVAAEVLGISSALFRRALRGGRDAVDRSDPALKQLGVNYRGSALSVELRAKPGTVRAGDRAPDGWCGDRRVHEVLTGPGFAVLAFGRARFPGAHEVTYAPAFDVVGDALAVVRPDGYVGLFADTADEVSPYLDRWSR; encoded by the coding sequence ATGGATACCCGAGTTCTCATCGTCGGAGCCGGCCCGACCGGCCTCACCCTCGCCTGCGACCTGGCCCGCCGGGGCGTCGCGCACCGCGTCGTGGACCGCGATCCCGGCACCTTCGCCGGTTCCCGCGGCAAGGGGCTCCAGCCCCGCACCCTGGAGGTCTTCGCCGACCTGGGCGTGATCGACCAGGTCCTCAAGCACGGCGGCCCCTACCCGCCCATGCGCGCCTACCGCGGCCGCGAGGTGGTGTGGGAGCGGCCGATGCGCGAGGTGTCGCCGCCGCGCGACGACGTGCCCTACCCGAACGGGCTGATGCTGCCGCAGTGGCGGACGTGCCTGATCCTGCGCGAGCGGTTGGCCGAGCTGGGCGGGCGCGTGGAGACCGGGGTGGAGCTGACCGGGTTCGAGCAGGACGACGACGGGGTGACCGCCTACCTGGACGGGGTGCCGGTGCGGGCGGAGTACCTGGTGGGCGCGGACGGGGGGCGCAGCACCGTGCGGCGGGGGCTGGGTGTCGGCTTCGCGGGCGAGACCGACGAGGAGCACCGGCAGGTGATCGCCGACGTGCGGATCTCCGGGTTGGACCGGAACCACTGGCACTTCTGGGCCTCCGACGACCCGGTCGTGCCGCTGCTGGGCGCGTGCCCGATGGCGGGCACCGACTCGTTCCAGGTGACCACCACGCACCTGGAGGAGGCGTCGGTGGAGGGGTTGCAGGAGCTGCTGACGCGGGCCTCCGGGCGGGACGACCTGGTGGTGGGCGACCTGACGTGGTCGAGTTCGTGGCGGCCGAACGTGCGCATGGTCGACCGCTACCGGGTGGGGCGGGTGTTCCTGGCGGGCGACGCCGCCCACGTGCACGCCCCGACCGGCGGCCAGGGGCTGAACACGGGCGTGCAGGACGCCTACAACCTGGGCTGGAAGCTGGCGCTGGGCGGCGAGGTGCTGGACACCTACGAGGACGAGCGGCTGCCGGTGGCGGCCGAGGTGCTGGGGATCAGCTCGGCGTTGTTCCGGCGGGCTCTGCGGGGTGGTCGCGACGCCGTGGACCGCAGCGACCCGGCGCTCAAGCAGCTGGGGGTGAACTACCGCGGCAGCGCGCTGTCGGTGGAGCTGCGGGCGAAGCCGGGCACCGTGCGGGCGGGTGACCGGGCGCCGGACGGGTGGTGCGGGGACCGGCGGGTGCACGAGGTGCTGACCGGTCCGGGGTTCGCGGTGCTGGCCTTCGGGCGGGCGCGTTTCCCCGGTGCCCACGAGGTGACCTACGCCCCCGCCTTCGACGTGGTGGGCGACGCGCTGGCGGTGGTGCGCCCGGACGGCTACGTCGGGTTGTTCGCCGACACCGCGGACGAGGTCAGCCCGTACCTGGACCGCTGGTCCCGGTGA
- a CDS encoding BTAD domain-containing putative transcriptional regulator produces the protein MRIRALGELEVRGPDGTRVDLGGPMLRALLLRLAVDTGRVVTTDRLVADLWPHTAPADPTAALQSLVARLRRALGRDAIGSHPTGYRLDLPPEQVDLHAFARAVAEGRPREALALWRGAPLADVADTGFAQATLARLEELRLSAVEARLDLDLAAGATPELVAEIEELATATPLREGLHARLMRALCARGRHADALAAHERARALLADQLGADPGPELREAHRQALRAPTRRPGLPARLTSFVGREHELDELTRALAEARLVTVTGPGGAGKTRLALEAADRTPAPDGVWLVDLAPVPADDGLLPAVRAALGTTDRPADFLAGRTALLLLDNCEHLLDGVAGLAADLLARCPRLRVLATSREPLGVTGEVLRPLDPLPGAQAVALFTDRARAVRPGFTPDETTTAICRALDGLPLAVELAAARLRSLTPAQLTHRLGDRLGLLDRGVRGAPARHRTLRAVLDWSHDLLDPAERTLLARLSVFAGGATLRAVEDVTGGTLDQVASLVDKSLVVATDERYRLLETVREYAATHLEDADRVRARHTAHYTALAEHAEPRLRGPEQAVWVDRLATEQANLDQAMSDRATSPRLFTARLWYWLVRTELAEARRWATAVLAADPFPDPTADLAHDLATALLAPTPDLLDRLAAREEPAALAVAVLADHTNRARLTAVADRLTASTDPWRRAAGHLLRGYATAEIATGGAAPAEEHYTAAAQGFRDTGDHLLLACSLMFRSVLQADRGATAEAMESLSEAMRHISTVPAVMLVQAARLHARAGDLDHARRELERAERDAVHDDDPLALARLHNGLAEIARLSGDTATALRWHHKAMAVDPALATTQFLAGMHGNYARTLTELGDLDLAGHHHERAVELARRSQDGPAHAAVLEGQAEWHVARGDRAAALDLLDQARRLRGTDNPGLRARVTGTSGPGTG, from the coding sequence GTGCGGATCAGGGCACTGGGGGAACTGGAGGTCCGCGGACCCGACGGCACCCGCGTCGACCTCGGCGGTCCGATGCTGCGCGCGTTGCTGCTGCGCCTGGCCGTCGACACCGGCCGCGTGGTCACCACCGACCGCCTCGTCGCCGACCTGTGGCCGCACACCGCGCCCGCCGACCCCACCGCGGCCCTCCAGTCGCTGGTCGCCCGGCTGCGCCGCGCCCTGGGCCGCGACGCGATCGGCTCCCACCCCACCGGCTACCGGCTCGACCTGCCACCCGAGCAGGTGGACCTGCACGCGTTCGCCCGCGCCGTCGCCGAGGGCCGGCCGCGCGAGGCCCTGGCCCTGTGGCGGGGCGCGCCCCTGGCCGACGTCGCGGACACCGGGTTCGCCCAGGCCACCCTCGCCCGCCTGGAGGAGCTGCGGCTGAGCGCCGTCGAGGCCCGCCTCGACCTCGACCTCGCCGCGGGCGCCACCCCCGAGCTCGTCGCCGAGATCGAGGAACTGGCCACCGCCACACCCCTGCGCGAGGGCCTGCACGCCCGCCTGATGCGCGCCCTGTGCGCCCGCGGCCGCCACGCCGACGCCCTCGCCGCCCACGAGCGCGCCCGCGCCCTGCTCGCCGACCAGCTCGGCGCCGACCCCGGCCCGGAACTGCGCGAGGCCCACCGGCAGGCCCTGCGCGCACCGACCCGCCGCCCCGGCCTGCCCGCCCGGCTGACCAGCTTCGTCGGCCGGGAGCACGAGCTGGACGAGCTGACCCGCGCCCTCGCCGAGGCCCGCCTGGTCACCGTCACCGGTCCCGGCGGCGCCGGCAAGACCCGGCTGGCCCTCGAAGCCGCCGACCGCACCCCCGCGCCCGACGGGGTCTGGCTGGTCGACCTCGCCCCCGTGCCCGCCGACGACGGCCTGCTGCCCGCCGTGCGCGCCGCCCTGGGCACCACCGACCGCCCCGCCGACTTCCTGGCCGGCCGCACCGCCCTGCTGCTGCTGGACAACTGCGAGCACCTCCTCGACGGCGTCGCCGGCCTCGCCGCCGACCTGCTCGCCCGCTGCCCCCGGCTGCGCGTGCTGGCCACCAGCCGCGAACCCCTCGGCGTCACCGGCGAGGTCCTGCGCCCCCTCGACCCGCTGCCGGGGGCCCAGGCCGTCGCCCTGTTCACCGACCGCGCCCGCGCCGTGCGCCCCGGCTTCACCCCCGACGAGACCACCACCGCGATCTGCCGCGCCCTCGACGGCCTGCCGCTGGCCGTCGAACTCGCCGCCGCCCGCCTGCGCTCCCTCACCCCGGCCCAGCTCACCCACCGCCTCGGCGACCGGCTCGGCCTGCTCGACCGCGGCGTGCGCGGCGCACCGGCCCGCCACCGCACCTTGCGCGCCGTGCTGGACTGGAGCCACGACCTGCTCGACCCCGCCGAGCGCACCCTGCTGGCCCGCCTGTCGGTGTTCGCCGGCGGTGCGACCCTCCGGGCGGTGGAGGACGTCACCGGCGGCACCCTGGACCAGGTGGCGTCCCTGGTCGACAAGTCCCTGGTGGTCGCCACCGACGAGCGGTACCGCCTGCTGGAGACCGTCCGCGAGTACGCCGCGACCCACCTGGAGGACGCCGACCGGGTCCGCGCCCGGCACACCGCCCACTACACCGCCCTGGCCGAGCACGCCGAACCCCGGCTGCGCGGCCCCGAGCAGGCCGTGTGGGTCGACCGGCTGGCCACCGAGCAGGCCAACCTCGACCAGGCCATGTCCGACCGGGCCACGTCACCGCGGCTGTTCACCGCCCGCCTGTGGTACTGGCTGGTGCGCACCGAACTGGCCGAGGCCCGCCGCTGGGCGACCGCCGTCCTCGCCGCCGACCCGTTCCCGGACCCCACCGCGGACCTGGCCCACGACCTGGCCACCGCCCTGCTCGCACCCACCCCCGACCTGCTCGACCGCCTGGCCGCCCGCGAGGAGCCCGCCGCCCTGGCCGTGGCCGTGCTCGCCGACCACACCAACCGCGCCCGCCTCACCGCCGTCGCCGACCGGCTCACCGCCTCCACCGACCCGTGGCGCCGGGCGGCCGGCCACCTGCTGCGCGGCTACGCCACCGCCGAGATCGCCACCGGCGGCGCCGCACCCGCCGAGGAGCACTACACCGCCGCCGCCCAGGGCTTCCGCGACACCGGCGACCACCTCCTGCTGGCCTGCTCGCTGATGTTCCGCTCGGTCCTGCAGGCCGACCGCGGCGCCACCGCCGAGGCGATGGAGTCCCTGTCCGAGGCCATGCGCCACATCAGCACCGTCCCCGCGGTCATGCTCGTCCAGGCCGCCCGCCTGCACGCCCGCGCCGGCGACCTCGACCACGCCCGGCGCGAACTCGAACGCGCCGAGCGGGACGCCGTCCACGACGACGACCCCCTCGCGCTCGCCCGCCTGCACAACGGCCTGGCCGAGATCGCCCGCCTCAGCGGCGACACCGCCACCGCGCTGCGCTGGCACCACAAGGCCATGGCCGTCGACCCCGCCCTCGCCACCACCCAGTTCCTGGCCGGCATGCACGGCAACTACGCCAGGACCCTCACCGAGCTCGGCGACCTCGACCTGGCGGGCCACCACCACGAGCGCGCCGTGGAACTGGCCCGCCGCAGCCAGGACGGCCCCGCGCACGCCGCCGTGCTGGAGGGGCAGGCCGAGTGGCACGTCGCCCGCGGCGACCGCGCCGCCGCCCTGGACCTGCTCGACCAGGCCCGGCGGCTGCGCGGCACCGACAACCCCGGCCTGCGCGCCCGCGTCACCGGGACCAGCGGTCCAGGTACGGGCTGA
- the dacB gene encoding D-alanyl-D-alanine carboxypeptidase/D-alanyl-D-alanine endopeptidase, with protein sequence MRSRSSCLLLSLTLVLGVAAGAAAEPGDPLVADLDRLLGEPRLTSAAVGLVVRDADTGDLLYDRSGRTRFQPASTAKLLTAAAALEGLGPDHRWDTDLAATGPVRGSVLLGDLYLRGTGDPTALAGDYDALAARLAASGVRVVRGALVADDTWFDQVPLGTGWAWDDETYSYNAQTSALTFAPDTDYEPGSVVVRVSPGAEGGPARVRVEPPVEVEVRNTAVTAAGGGVRVQRAHGTNVVHVDGSIAPGAGDHVARVAVDGPTALVAGLFRRSLEAHGVVVTGGTEFRATPASARVLARHRSMPLRELLVPFLKLSNNLHAEALVKTLGRRWHGEGSWSAGLRAVASLLSGLGVDVTASRLVDGSGLSRMDAVSPEVLVALLGAARAEPWFADWYGALPVAGRPDRLEGGTLRNRMAGTAAAGNVRAKTGTLTGVSALAGYVTTADGRRLVFSLVSNNYVSAAPKDLEDAVAVRLASDRAGQGQPQARVAGADAGAVVELECSWTRSC encoded by the coding sequence ATGAGGAGTCGGTCGAGCTGCCTGCTGCTGTCGTTGACGCTGGTCCTGGGGGTGGCCGCCGGTGCGGCCGCCGAACCCGGTGACCCGCTGGTCGCGGACCTGGACCGCCTGCTGGGCGAACCGCGGCTGACCTCCGCCGCGGTGGGCCTGGTGGTGCGCGACGCCGACACCGGCGACCTGCTCTACGACCGGTCGGGGCGCACCCGGTTCCAGCCGGCGTCCACGGCGAAGCTGCTGACGGCGGCGGCGGCGCTGGAGGGGCTGGGTCCCGACCACCGGTGGGACACCGACCTGGCGGCGACCGGGCCGGTGCGGGGTTCGGTGCTGCTGGGCGACCTGTACCTGCGGGGCACCGGCGACCCGACCGCGCTGGCCGGGGACTACGACGCGCTGGCCGCGCGGTTGGCGGCGAGCGGCGTGCGGGTCGTGCGCGGCGCGCTGGTGGCCGACGACACGTGGTTCGACCAGGTGCCGCTGGGCACGGGGTGGGCGTGGGACGACGAGACCTACTCCTACAACGCGCAGACCTCGGCGCTGACGTTCGCGCCGGACACCGACTACGAGCCCGGGTCGGTGGTGGTGCGGGTCTCCCCCGGCGCCGAGGGCGGTCCGGCGCGGGTGCGGGTGGAGCCGCCGGTGGAGGTGGAGGTGCGCAACACCGCCGTCACGGCCGCCGGCGGCGGGGTGCGGGTGCAGCGCGCGCACGGCACCAACGTGGTGCACGTCGACGGGTCGATCGCGCCGGGTGCCGGCGACCACGTCGCGCGGGTGGCGGTGGACGGGCCGACCGCGCTGGTGGCGGGGTTGTTCCGCAGGTCGCTGGAGGCCCACGGGGTGGTGGTCACCGGCGGGACGGAGTTCCGGGCGACGCCGGCGTCGGCGCGGGTGCTGGCGCGGCACCGGTCGATGCCGCTGCGGGAGCTGCTGGTGCCGTTCTTGAAGCTGAGCAACAACCTGCACGCCGAGGCGCTGGTCAAGACGTTGGGGCGGCGGTGGCACGGCGAGGGCAGCTGGTCCGCGGGGCTGCGGGCGGTGGCGTCGCTGCTGTCGGGGCTGGGCGTGGACGTGACGGCGTCGCGGCTGGTCGACGGGTCGGGTCTGTCCAGGATGGACGCGGTGTCGCCGGAGGTGCTGGTGGCGCTGCTGGGCGCGGCGCGGGCCGAGCCGTGGTTCGCCGACTGGTACGGCGCGCTGCCGGTGGCCGGGAGGCCGGACCGGCTGGAGGGCGGCACGCTGCGCAACCGGATGGCGGGCACGGCCGCGGCGGGCAACGTGCGCGCCAAGACCGGGACGTTGACCGGGGTGAGCGCGCTGGCCGGGTACGTGACCACGGCCGACGGCCGCCGGTTGGTGTTCTCGCTGGTGTCCAACAACTACGTGTCGGCGGCGCCGAAGGACCTGGAGGACGCGGTGGCGGTGCGGTTGGCCTCGGACCGGGCGGGGCAGGGGCAGCCGCAGGCCCGGGTCGCGGGCGCGGATGCCGGTGCGGTGGTGGAGCTGGAGTGCTCGTGGACGAGGTCGTGCTGA
- a CDS encoding methyltransferase domain-containing protein codes for MTVVEISDLVAVWDPGTGERVPVRRDEVVDRLRAAGDARAARIVARMPVVGGVLDPVAVDRLLVRVHTELQRLNEELRMADRFAELLVPVLAAVRATGVRPRVVDVGCGLGYLVRSLAASGVLGGDVELVGVDFNRALVAEAAGLAAEERLPCSFACGDAFAPAEPAVYVSSGLLHHLPADRLAGFFQAQDRAGAPAFVHYDIAATPLAPLGAWLFHRARMREPLGRHDGVASARRAHGDGVLLSAAARAEGLEVFLFEPVRHANPCCAAMRPVVGVRPELVGAVRQGLGRRARGLVGAAA; via the coding sequence ATGACCGTGGTGGAGATCTCCGACCTGGTGGCGGTGTGGGACCCGGGCACCGGTGAGCGCGTGCCGGTGCGGCGGGACGAGGTGGTCGACCGGTTGCGCGCGGCCGGGGACGCCCGGGCCGCCCGGATCGTGGCGCGGATGCCGGTGGTCGGCGGGGTGCTGGACCCGGTGGCGGTGGACCGGCTGCTGGTGCGGGTGCACACCGAGTTGCAGCGGCTCAACGAGGAGCTGCGCATGGCGGACCGGTTCGCCGAGCTGCTGGTGCCGGTGCTGGCCGCGGTGCGCGCGACCGGGGTGCGGCCGCGGGTGGTCGACGTGGGGTGCGGGCTGGGGTACCTGGTGCGCAGCCTGGCCGCCTCGGGGGTGCTGGGCGGTGACGTGGAGCTGGTGGGGGTGGACTTCAACCGGGCGCTGGTGGCCGAGGCGGCCGGGTTGGCCGCGGAGGAGCGGTTGCCGTGCTCGTTCGCGTGCGGTGACGCGTTCGCGCCCGCCGAGCCGGCGGTCTACGTGTCCAGCGGGTTGCTGCACCACCTGCCCGCGGACCGGCTGGCCGGGTTCTTCCAGGCCCAGGACCGGGCCGGGGCGCCGGCGTTCGTGCACTACGACATCGCCGCGACGCCGTTGGCGCCGTTGGGTGCGTGGTTGTTCCACCGGGCGCGGATGCGGGAACCGCTGGGGCGCCACGACGGGGTGGCCTCGGCGCGGCGCGCCCACGGTGACGGGGTGCTGCTGTCGGCGGCGGCGCGGGCCGAGGGGCTGGAGGTGTTCCTGTTCGAACCGGTGCGGCACGCCAACCCGTGCTGCGCGGCGATGCGGCCGGTGGTCGGGGTGCGGCCGGAGCTGGTCGGTGCGGTGCGCCAGGGGTTGGGGCGACGGGCGCGCGGGCTGGTGGGTGCGGCGGCGTGA
- a CDS encoding oxidoreductase, translated as MTGGGVVAVAVPVVLVLLWLVDAGFAGFRAATGRNARIDKRVYHLVAAGRGLAVGAAGLGVVAVPALVALAGAADVGARYDGLVGAGVRMLQVLLPFAGLLAAALPAYWLLPMRESAFVVLVGLGPFTLVRPVVVVAAAGWAAAGSGDWLVWAVAVAAAVGVLVVEPVVHRRWYRVPVRGLRA; from the coding sequence GTGACCGGGGGTGGCGTGGTGGCGGTGGCGGTTCCGGTGGTGCTGGTGCTGCTGTGGTTGGTGGACGCCGGTTTCGCCGGGTTCCGCGCGGCGACGGGGCGCAACGCCCGGATCGACAAGCGGGTCTACCACCTGGTGGCCGCGGGTCGGGGGTTGGCGGTGGGCGCGGCCGGGCTGGGGGTGGTGGCGGTACCGGCCCTGGTGGCCCTGGCGGGCGCCGCGGACGTGGGTGCCCGCTACGACGGGCTGGTCGGTGCGGGGGTGCGGATGTTGCAGGTGCTGCTGCCGTTCGCGGGTCTGCTGGCGGCGGCGCTGCCCGCGTACTGGCTGCTGCCGATGCGGGAGAGCGCGTTCGTGGTGCTGGTGGGGCTGGGGCCGTTCACCCTGGTCCGGCCGGTGGTCGTGGTGGCCGCGGCCGGGTGGGCGGCGGCGGGGTCGGGCGACTGGCTGGTGTGGGCGGTGGCCGTGGCGGCGGCGGTCGGGGTGCTGGTGGTGGAGCCGGTGGTGCACCGCCGCTGGTACCGGGTGCCGGTGCGAGGGCTCAGGGCGTGA